NNNNNNNNNNNNNNNNNNNNNNNNNNNNNNNNNNNNNNNNNNNNNNNNNNNNNNNNNNNNNNNNNNNNNNNNNNNNNNNNNNNNNNNNNNNNNNNNNNNNNNNNNNNNNNNNNNNNNNNNNNNNNNNNNNNNNNNNNNNNNNNNNNNNNNNNNNNNNNNNNNNNNNNNNNNNNNNNNNNNNNNNNNNNNNNNNNNNNNNNNNNNNNNNNNNNNNNNNNNNNNNNNNNNNNNNNNNNNNNNNNNNNNNNNNNNNNNNNNNNNNNNNNNNNNNNNNNNNNNNNNNNNNNNNNNNNNNNNNNNNNNNNNNNNNNNNNNNNNNNNNNNNNNNNNNNNNNNNNNNNNNNNNNNNNNNNNNNNNNNNNNNNNNNNNNNNNNNNNNNNNNNNNNNNNNNNNNNNNNNNNNNNNNNNNNNNNNNNNNNNNNNNNNNNNNNNNNNNNNNNNNNNNNNNNNNNNNNNNNNNNNNNNNNNNNNNNNNNNNNNNNNNNNNNNNNNNNNNNNNNNNNNNNNNNNNNNNNNNNNNNNNNNNNNNNNNNNNNNNNNNNNNNNNNNNNNNNNNNNNNNNNNNNNNNNNNNNNNNNNNNNNNNNNNNNNNNNNNNNNNNNNNNNNNNNNNNNNNNNNNNNNNNNNNNNNNNNNNNNNNNNNNNNNNNNNNNNNNNNNNNNNNNNNNNNNNNNNNNNNNNNNNNNNNNNNNNNNNNNNNNNNNNNNNNNNNNNNNNNNNNNNNNNNNNNNNNNNNNNNNNNNNNNNNNNNNNNNNNNNNNNNNNNNNNNNNNNNNNNNNNNNNNNNNNNNNNNNNNNNNNNNNNNNNNNNNNNNNNNNNNNNNNNNNNNNNNNNNNNNNNNNNNNNNNNNNNNNNNNNNNNNNNNNNNNNNNNNNNNNNNNNNNNNNNNNNNNNNNNNNNNNNNNNNNNNNNNNNNNNNNNNNNNNNNNNNNNNNNNNNNNNNNNNNNNNNNNNNNNNNNNNNNNNNNNNNNNNNNNNNNNNNNNNNNNNNNNNNNNNNNNNNNNNNNNNNNNNNNNNNNNNNNNNNNNNNNNNNNNNNNNNNNNNNNNNNNNNNNNNNNNNNNNNNNNNNNNNNNNNNNNNNNNNNNNNNNNNNNNNNNNNNNNNNNNNNNNNNNNNNNNNNNNNNNNNNNNNNNNNNNNNNNNNNNNNNNNNNNNNNNNNNNNNNNNNNNNNNNNNNNNNNNNNNNNNNNNNNNNNNNNNNNNNNNNNNNNNNNNNNNNNNNNNNNNNNNNNNNNNNNNNNNNNNNNNNNNNNNNNNNNNNNNNNNNNNNNNNNNNNNNNNNNNNNNNNNNNNNNNNNNNNNNNNNNNNNNNNNNNNNNNNNNNNNNNNNNNNNNNNNNNNNNNNNNNNNNNNNNNNNNNNNNNNNNNNNNNNNNNNNNNNNNNNNNNNNNNNNNNNNNNNNNNNNNNNNNNNNNNNNNNNNNNNNNNNNNNNNNNNNNNNNNNNNNNNNNNNNNNNNNNNNNNNNNNNNNNNNNNNNNNNNNNNNNNNNNNNNNNNNNNNNNNNNNNNNNNNNNNNNNNNNNNNNNNNNNNNNNNNNNNNNNNNNNNNNNNNNNNNNNNNNNNNNNNNNNNNNNNNNNNNNNNNNNNNNNNNNNNNNNNNNNNNNNNNNNNNNNNNNNNNNNNNNNNNNNNNNNNNNNNNNNNNNNNNNNNNNNNNNNNNNNNNNNNNNNNNNNNNNNNNNNNNNNNNNNNNNNNNNNNNNNNNNNNNNNNNNNNNNNNNNNNNNNNNNNNNNNNNNNNNNNNNNNNNNNNNNNNNNNNNNNNNNNNNNNNNNNNNNNNNNNNNNNNNNNNNNNNNNNNNNNNNNNNNNNNNNNNNNNNNNNNNNNNNNNNNNNNNNNNNNNNNNNNNNNNNNNNNNNNNNNNNNNNNNNNNNNNNNNNNNNNNNNNNNNNNNNNNNNNNNNNNNNNNNNNNNNNNNNNNNNNNNNNNNNNNNNNNNNNNNNNNNNNNNNNNNNNNNNNNNNNNNNNNNNNNNNNNNNNNNNNNNNNNNNNNNNNNNNNNNNNNNNNNNNNNNNNNNNNNNNNNNNNNNNNNNNNNNNNNNNNNNNNNNNNNNNNNNNNNNNNNNNNNNNNNNNNNNNNNNNNNNNNNNNNNNNNNNNNNNNNNNNNNNNNNNNNNNNNNNNNNNNNNNNNNNNNNNNNNNNNNNNNNNNNNNNNNNNNNNNNNNNNNNNNNNNNNNNNNNNNNNNNNNNNNNNNNNNNNNNNNNNNNNNNNNNNNNNNNNNNNNNNNNNNNNNNNNNNNNNNNNNNNNNNNNNNNNNNNNNNNNNNNNNNNNNNNNNNNNNNNNNNNNNNNNNNNNNNNNNNNNNNNNNNNNNNNNNNNNNNNNNNNNNNNNNNNNNNNNNNNNNNNNNNNNNNNNNNNNNNNNNNNNNNNNNNNNNNNNNNNNNNNNNNNNNNNNNNNNNNNNNNNNNNNNNNNNNNNNNNNNNNNNNNNNNNNNNNNNNNNNNNNNNNNNNNNNNNNNNNNNNNNNNNNNNNNNNNNNNNNNNNNNNNNNNNNNNNNNNNNNNNNNNNNNNNNNNNNNNNNNNNNNNNNNNNNNNNNNNNNNNNNNNNNNNNNNNNNNNNNNNNNNNNNNNNNNNNNNNNNNNNNNNNNNNNNNNNNNNNNNNNNNNNNNNNNNNNNNNNNNNNNNNNNNNNNNNNNNNNNNNNNNNNNNNNNNNNNNNNNNNNNNNNNNNNNNNNNNNNNNNNNNNNNNNNNNNNNNNNNNNNNNNNNNNNNNNNNNNNNNNNNNNNNNNNNNNNNNNNNNNNNNNNNNNNNNNNNNNNNNNNNNNNNNNNNNNNNNNNNNNNNNNNNNNNNNNNNNNNNNNNNNNNNNNNNNNNNNNNNNNNNNNNNNNNNNNNNNNNNNNNNNNNNNNNNNNNNNNNNNNNNNNNNNNNNNNNNNNNNNNNNNNNNNNNNNNNNNNNNNNNNNNNNNNNNNNNNNNNNNNNNNNNNNNNNNNNNNNNNNNNNNNNNNNNNNNNNNNNNNNNNNNNNNNNNNNNNNNNNNNNNNNNNNNNNNNNNNNNNNNNNNNNNNNNNNNNNNNNNNNNNNNNNNNNNNNNNNNNNNNNNNNNNNNNNNNNNNNNNNNNNNNNNNNNNNNNNNNNNNNNNNNNNNNNNNNNNNNNNNNNNNNNNNNNNNNNNNNNNNNNNNNNNNNNNNNNNNNNNNNNNNNNNNNNNNNNNNNNNNNNNNNNNNNNNNNNNNNNNNNNNNNNNNNNNNNNNNNNNNNNNNNNNNNNNNNNNNNNNNNNNNNNNNNNNNNNNNNNNNNNNNNNNNNNNNNNNNNNNNNNNNNNNNNNNNNNNNNNNNNNNNNNNNNNNNNNNNNNNNNNNNNNNNNNNNNNNNNNNNNNNNNNNNNNNNNNNNNNNNNNNNNNNNNNNNNNNNNNNNNNNNNNNNNNNNNNNNNNNNNNNNNNNNNNNNNNNNNNNNNGTCAGAGAACAGGCTAGGGTCGAGATCCGGGTAGGCAAAAACAGTAGTCCAACAAGGGAAGGCAAAAGGGGAAAATCCAAAGGGCAAGAGCGAGGCAGTAATACACAGGGCGTGGATGAAGAGCTAGAAACTACTTGCTGAAAGCGTTCGATAATCTGGCAGTGTGCRGGTWGCGGAGGGAGRCTTAAGAAGGGGAGCAATCAGGGAGCGGCACAGCTGCAGGGAATCAGGGAGATGAGGGACACGACATGGATggagtcaaaacaaaaacaggcacATGTCACCATTACAATaaagagcacaaagcatagaatttgACTGATTAGATCTGCCGTTATGGATCGGACACATTGTCACCAATACCAGATTAATTCTTTTCAACGTCAGGACCGATAGATATAAATATCGGACCAGTCGTATCAGCATCTCTTCCCATACTCAGACATGTTTTCGATAACACGTCATCATGTTTTCATcgatattaattaattattggCCTAAAACAAGCCACTATATCTAGCTGAAAGGTTACcagtcagtttgttttctcttactttaagtgtactgagatattttcaacagaaaatagacaacaaaaaaaattaaattgtgtgtttttgcagtgtgccaCATTAATGAAATAGGCCTCTTCTGTTGTCTGCAGACACACAGCAGTCATAATGCCTGATCCTTTCAGAGCTCTCCTCAGTGTTAGCCAAGAAAAGAGCCGTGTTCTTCCCTATTCAGTGTGCAGCTCTCAAGCCCAGACATACTACATGTGACACCTCCAGCTCAGACTGACCCCTGTGTTTGGAAGCGTGTCCCTGTCAGCCGTCCTCGTGAGTCATTAGTGTGCGGCTGTGCCATTGAATCACTTTGAGGAAAAGGCATGTTGGGCTCCCAGCGTGGTTCACGTGATCGGGACGGTCAAGACAGAACCCAAAATGATTCACCCAGCTTCCCTACATGCGGCCCTgatgtgcagctgctgcttttggCTTCATGTTTCAGCCAGGGAGGGTTTTTATGAGAAACCAACTGCAAGTTGTTGGTCGTGTTTTGATGCGTGTTATCACTTTGAAACCCCGGGGAGCATTTTAGCACAAATCTTAAGATTTGAAAGAAGAGGAGATGTAAAACACCTGCTTCCTGTTCACATACCAAGACCTGCATGCATTAATATACGAATAAAAGAAGCAGGAGACTTGTTACTTTCATTTTAACCCTACAGAGGCACATGGAGCATGGCTGCATGTAGATTCTGTCTGTGGAGAATAAATACTTTATGGAAAAATACAGCATGTTCTTTGATTCCATTAAGCTATTTATAGATTTTCCTTACAGCTGTTTATCATGTATCCCCCTTTTTCTTGTTGTGCAGTGTCAGTAGGAATTGCATTTCAGCTGTAGCCATCTGTTTTGCTCAGCCCTCTGATAATGCAACCAAAATTTTAATCTGTTAGCGATCTACACTTTGGTTTTCTGCAGCACTTTGAGTTTGTTGTAGATTTGCTGCTGAGCTTTAGACGCCCAGTTGGTTCAGTTTTGATTGTAGAAAGTCTTTGGTGTGTAACTCATGGTTGATTCAATGACTGTAGAGTCCCGGTTCTGCAGCTCACGGTGTCCCATTTGTAGTCAGAACTCAGAAATTCTGAATTCCCAGTCGGAGAAATCAACTGGAACGTTAACCGAAGTCAGACTTCCCTCGCAAAGTGGTAAGACCAGCTTTGCATTTCTTTATGGCAGTAACAGTGGCAATCTGTGAtggaaacatatttattttacaagataCACAAGAGTGCATCTAAAATCAATGTTTCGGTCAGCAActctgaacaaattaaaagtggtgTTTGCTTGAGAGAACGATGTTAGTAAGATGTACTACGAACAATGTCTTCTTGGGTGTCACCATTTTGAAACACTGACCTGTCCGAGTACGACAACTGGAACTCTGCTATCTTTAGTGCGAACCAAGTCCGACATCGGCGGTAAAATGCAACACAGCATTCAAAATAAGTCCAAAGCATCAACTTACTACCATCGTACCAAACACGGTGTCTCAACTGTGCCgccacattgatttttttttttttcttttttccaaagaaCCCTTCAAACCAGGCCGCACCTGTCTggtgtttttgtaaaatctaaCATGCTAACGGAAGTTTTCACAGTCTGACCTCAGGAGGAACTTCCTGGGAAGAGTGACAGCAATCCTCATTTCCCTTCCAACAAGCTTTTTCTCTGTGGAATTGTCGACCTCCAATTCCTTAGAAAGTGCTCTATGACGTTGTTCAGGCAGATCAGatatgaagttttatttatgatATTTGTTCATGATTAGATAACCGTGTTGTTTGATAAGCATCACCTGCAGACTAAACCCTGTTTTTCAGGCTGCTGCAGCATGTTGCTATCCTCATTTTTCCCTATAGTGTTAAGATCAGATTGGTCGACGATGACCAAGACAAGACTGTTTGGATTCATGTTGTTGCAGCAGATCTCTATCTGTGCTTTCCTGGTTTGATAAAGCCAGAGCTGGCTTTTGTCTCTGCAtaagcaacagaaaatgaagccAAGAGCGAAATTCATTTGCAGGATTTTGCATACAAAACATCAATTAACAATTCTCCTGGACTATTGTTTTCCTTGCAAAACTTGTTCcacaaaacaaagtttgcatttttccaTAAAGCCTTCTCGAGATTCGAAACCATCACACATGTTCAGACACATCTTCAAGCTGTTGGCGCAGATTTGCACCTTCAGCtcactttttttccactgattctcagaaaaacagaaagcgACGGTGACCGTCTCTGCTTCTGCCCCCGAACACGAAGCTGAACATTGATCAGGGAATGTATGATCTCATCGTGACTTTGACCTTTGAAGATATTGTGAGTTatggataaaaatgtgttttgtgagATCACTGTGACCTTTGTGAATAATACTAACCTGTGCcctgttttctccaggtacAAGGAGTTGATGACGGGGAAGACCGCCAGGAAGATAATAGCCATTTTATGGATCCTCTCCTTTGTCATCGGCCTCATTCCCTTCTTTGGGTGGAACATGAAGGACTCGAGTTGGGACAACTCCAGCTCGGTCAACAACTCGGACTGCAAAGAGTGTTACTTTGAGAGCGTGGTGGACATGCAGTACATGGTGTACTTTAACTTCTTCGTGTGCGTGCTGGTGCCGCTGCTCATAATGCTGGGCATCTACGTGAAGATCTTCACCGTGGCCAGGAAGCAGCTGAGGCAGATTGAGCTCAAGTGTGTGGGCAACGGCGACAACCAGAACAAGAGCCTGCTGCAGAAGGAGATCCGGGCCGCTAAATCCCTCTCCATCATTGTGGGACTCTTCACCGTCTGCTGGCTGCCCGTCCACATCCTCAACTGCCTCACGCTGTTTTACGGCGCTCTGGACAAGCCTCCAGTTGTCATGTACGTGGCCATCATTCTGTCTCACGCCAACTCCGCGATCAACCCAATCATCTACGCTTACCGCATTCAGGACTTCCGGAACACCTTCCGCAAAATCCTGGTGCGGCACGTCCTGTGCCGCAAGGAGGAGCTTTACCTCAGCTCCAACGGCAGCAGACGCAACAGAGACGAGGTCACAGTGACCATCGACCCTCTGCTATAGAGGCGGAGGACTCCATCAACGTCAAGGCGTGAGGTTTCTAATGTTTACAGAACAATGTGAAGATGAACCGATGTCAATCCCACCTTGAATGTAGACTTTTATTTATGAATCATATTGGGTTGGGATGGGGGTCTGTGAAGTTTTCAACTACAAGTcttaaataactttttgttgttgttgaaggatttttgtttaaatagttGAAGCTAACTGGATTTGTAGGACTGTGAGGATCCAAACTCAAGATGCTATTTATTGTTCTGAATTCACCGTTCCAACTACAAACACTCCTCTTTTTGTGCCCTGCTGTTTTTTATACTCTTGACATTCAGTGCcagtgttaaaataatttatttattacaagaCCTTGTCTTTGAGAATGTATTGATCAAACAAAGgtaagtgtgtgcgtgtgtgggctACATCTGTACTTGTGGAGCTAAAGGAAGGTACAGCGGTAGCTTTCCTTACCTGTGGGTATTCTGCAGCTCACAGATCTTTGCTTCATCTGTTTGCTGAGAGGAGGACACATTTTCTTCAGcttagatttatttatgaatttaattCGGAAGGAAGCAGTTGAGGTGAAAGTGTGAATCTCTGCGTATCATTCATCAGTACCCAATAGTTTTCTCAGACAAGCTGACCTCATGGGTCCTTAAATAAGCACCGAGTTTGTAGAGTgctaaaaaattcaaataaagtgaCGGtatagttcttttttttaattgtgagGTTCTGCTTAACAGTTCATTAAATtgcattcaaaacattttcaagacaAGTTTTATCTAAAATCGAGACGTGCATGAATGATAATTTGATTTTCCATCTACTTTAAATGCCCTTGAAATCTTCTAAGCCTAACTTGTCATTTATATAAAACCCAATTatgaatgttttgattttattatccTTACCGAGAGATGGCTGTAGACTCCTCTACCATTCCTCCTTTCTGGCCTCCAGCACATAGAATCCACTCAATATAGgttaaagtttacatttataaaacatcaaGTCAATGCTGAGCTTCAGTTACAGCACGGCTAAGTCCTCAAAGCAGAAACCTTAATAGCAGAGTAACTGTTCCTAAATAGTATTTGAAGAAAACAACTGAGATTATTTTATGCtagagttgtttttaaatgattaaagtcTCCAACGGACTAGCCGTTAGCTTTAGCCTATGGGGCgaactaatctggatttatactaaATTAAGGGACTGCAAAGATTGCTTATAACCTTTTAACAGAATCTCACtttcaaaatacaattttttaaattattattataggATGAACAACAAGAAACAAGCCACTTTTCTTCGCCGTGCATCTTACTGAAACCACTAAAAACCAAACTCACCTTTGTATGTGTTCCACAGGAAATGGCTAAGTGGTTGAAGTTGGCGTAGCTGCAAAACTCGCCTACAGTGATGCGCATTTCTTCAAGCGTAAGCTCAGGAAGTGGAGAACGGATCGTACCCTTTAAACTAATTTTGCGTCGGCATCGAACCTTTTTGGCTGCTTCACCATGACATGCAAAATGACACCTCAAATCAGAGTCTTTTATGTAACTCCACGTCGACCGGGTTCTGGTCACACGTCCCTTTAGTGGCTTGCATAAGACTTCATAGCTGTCATTGCTTTGGGTATAAGAGTTCAAACCTTCGCCCACAGTCGATCTTAAAAACCACAGATGGAACAGACACAAGCCATTTGATTTCGGAAAACAAACGATTTGAATCTTTAAGACAAACTTTAACTCAGCCGAGTAATGTTATGTGTGCCAACAAAAACAGGTTAGTAAATCCAGATTCCAGTGAGGGAGATTgtgaaaagtaaatatttttagacataGAGGCATTATTATAAttcaaagaaaagcttttaagcTGCAAAAGAAGGTCTTTCTGCAAAGTCACGCCATGTATGAACTACCAGAAGGCGTTAAGGTCACCTGACAGTCATCACTATTCAAATGAGCATTGCactgacattttaatttcctgttttggtGTGCTTCATTGGTGTAAAATAAGTGCTCTGATGTGGAGCCCTCGGTCTATGCTGCTGCTCTGTCTTTCTGCGTTTCTTGATTTCCACCTCCGTCTGATTTCAAGGGCTAAAACACAGGAGTGTCGCAACGTTTGGGGACATTCCAAAGGAGA
The DNA window shown above is from Poecilia reticulata strain Guanapo linkage group LG14, Guppy_female_1.0+MT, whole genome shotgun sequence and carries:
- the adora2b gene encoding adenosine receptor A2b gives rise to the protein MNAPYIAIEAVIAVLSICGNVLVCWAVAINSTLKNATFYFLVSLAVADILVGCLAIPFAIIISVGLCLNFYGCLFLACFVLVLTQSSIFSLLAIAIDRYLAVKIPLRYKELMTGKTARKIIAILWILSFVIGLIPFFGWNMKDSSWDNSSSVNNSDCKECYFESVVDMQYMVYFNFFVCVLVPLLIMLGIYVKIFTVARKQLRQIELKCVGNGDNQNKSLLQKEIRAAKSLSIIVGLFTVCWLPVHILNCLTLFYGALDKPPVVMYVAIILSHANSAINPIIYAYRIQDFRNTFRKILVRHVLCRKEELYLSSNGSRRNRDEVTVTIDPLL